The following are encoded in a window of Ferribacterium limneticum genomic DNA:
- a CDS encoding class I adenylate-forming enzyme family protein, with amino-acid sequence MAAPTSLAQHLQQAAAENPHASALLHVAQCYSFAELVDDSRHLASQLANRRGLIIVAGDSLHLARHAYACSFQNWPFFPVDRSNAHLEINQPLSDVALIIATSGSEGNPRAVLLGNAQLDAAAANSNACLPLHPGDLWLNCLPLYHIGGQSILWRCARAGASVLLHDGFDAKQVAADLATLPVTHISLVPAMLARLLDLGTTPPASLRVALIGGAALAQSLYDRAVATGWPLYPSYGMSETAAQFATFEPADGAWHEGLVGRPMPGHEICIGADGRLQVRGPQVMRGYLDGSGIDANGWLTTGDLGRIDATGRLSILGRADDMLISGGRNVHPQEVESCLAACPGVLDVAVTGQPDPVWGDLIVALVVGSVAPDDLLAHARRHLPSAALPRKIHAIERLPRNATGKLERATLRRLAAETER; translated from the coding sequence GCGGCCGAAAATCCGCACGCCAGCGCCTTGTTGCACGTGGCACAGTGCTACAGCTTCGCCGAACTGGTCGATGACAGCCGTCATCTGGCCAGCCAGCTCGCCAACCGCCGGGGGCTGATCATCGTGGCTGGCGACAGCCTGCATCTGGCGCGCCATGCCTACGCCTGCAGTTTTCAAAATTGGCCGTTTTTTCCGGTTGACCGTAGCAATGCGCACCTGGAAATCAATCAGCCGCTTTCCGACGTTGCGCTGATCATTGCGACCAGTGGCAGTGAGGGAAATCCGCGCGCCGTGCTGCTCGGCAACGCCCAGCTCGACGCCGCTGCCGCCAATTCGAATGCCTGCCTGCCGCTGCACCCTGGCGATCTGTGGTTGAACTGCCTGCCGCTTTATCACATCGGAGGTCAGTCCATTTTGTGGCGCTGTGCCCGGGCCGGCGCCAGCGTGCTGCTCCACGATGGATTCGATGCCAAGCAGGTGGCCGCCGACCTCGCCACCCTTCCGGTCACGCACATTTCGCTGGTCCCGGCCATGCTCGCCCGGCTCCTCGACCTCGGCACCACCCCACCGGCCAGCCTGCGCGTTGCCCTGATCGGCGGCGCCGCGCTGGCGCAATCGCTTTACGACCGGGCCGTAGCCACCGGCTGGCCGCTCTACCCAAGCTACGGCATGAGCGAAACGGCGGCCCAGTTCGCCACTTTCGAGCCGGCCGACGGCGCCTGGCACGAAGGACTGGTCGGCCGACCGATGCCCGGCCATGAAATATGCATCGGCGCCGACGGCCGCCTGCAAGTGCGCGGGCCGCAGGTGATGCGCGGCTATCTCGACGGCAGCGGCATCGATGCGAACGGCTGGCTGACCACCGGCGACCTCGGCCGCATAGACGCCACCGGCCGCCTGAGCATCCTCGGTCGGGCCGACGACATGCTGATCAGCGGCGGCCGCAACGTGCATCCGCAGGAGGTTGAGTCCTGCCTCGCCGCCTGCCCCGGCGTCCTCGATGTCGCCGTCACCGGCCAGCCCGACCCGGTCTGGGGCGACCTCATCGTTGCCCTCGTCGTCGGCTCTGTCGCGCCGGACGACCTGCTCGCCCACGCCCGCCGCCATCTGCCATCGGCCGCCTTGCCGCGAAAAATCCACGCCATCGAGCGCCTGCCACGCAACGCCACCGGCAAGCTCGAACGCGCCACGCTACGCCGCCTCGCCGCCGAGACCGAACGATGA